A window of Hymenobacter aerilatus contains these coding sequences:
- a CDS encoding GxxExxY protein, translating into MHENQISDRVIGAAFKVHTALGPGLLESVYEAVLAYELRKYGLHVETQKPIPVIYDEVKLDLGFRLDLLVENKVVVELKSIETLLPVHHKQLLTYLKLAYYKLGLLMNFNTALLRSQLSRLVNGL; encoded by the coding sequence ATGCACGAGAATCAAATTTCTGACCGCGTGATTGGTGCGGCTTTCAAGGTGCACACTGCTTTAGGGCCGGGGTTGTTGGAATCGGTGTATGAAGCCGTTTTGGCGTATGAGCTGCGTAAGTACGGACTGCATGTAGAAACTCAGAAACCCATTCCCGTCATCTATGATGAGGTAAAGCTGGATTTGGGCTTTCGACTTGACTTATTGGTGGAAAACAAAGTAGTAGTCGAGTTAAAATCCATTGAAACGCTGCTGCCCGTGCATCACAAGCAGCTATTAACCTACCTGAAACTCGCCTATTACAAGCTCGGTCTACTCATGAATTTCAACACGGCGCTGCTCCGCTCCCAGCTCTCCCGCCTGGTAAACGGCCTATAA
- a CDS encoding CoA transferase subunit A: MINKVVPDAQAALAGLTDGMTLMLGGFGLCGIPENAIQEILRRGVRELTCISNNAGVDDFGIGLLLQTRQVRKMISSYVGENAEFERQLLSGELEVELIPQGTLAERVRAGGAGIPAFYTPAGYGTEVGEGKESREFNGKMYLLETALHADFALVKAWRGDTAGNLIYKGTARNFNPMMATAGKITVAEVEELVPAGELDPNHIHTPGIFVQRIFEGREYEKRIEQRTVRR; the protein is encoded by the coding sequence ATGATCAACAAAGTAGTACCCGATGCCCAGGCGGCGCTGGCGGGCCTCACTGATGGCATGACCCTGATGCTGGGCGGCTTCGGCCTGTGCGGCATCCCCGAAAATGCCATTCAGGAAATTCTGCGCCGGGGCGTGCGGGAGCTGACGTGCATCAGCAACAACGCGGGCGTCGATGATTTTGGCATTGGGCTACTGCTGCAAACCCGGCAAGTGCGCAAGATGATTTCCAGCTATGTGGGCGAAAACGCTGAATTTGAGCGACAGTTGCTGAGTGGAGAGCTGGAAGTGGAGCTGATTCCGCAGGGCACGCTGGCCGAACGCGTGCGGGCGGGCGGCGCGGGTATTCCGGCCTTTTATACGCCTGCTGGCTACGGTACGGAGGTAGGCGAAGGCAAAGAGAGCCGCGAGTTCAATGGCAAGATGTATCTGCTGGAAACCGCCCTGCACGCCGATTTTGCCCTCGTGAAAGCCTGGCGCGGCGACACGGCTGGCAACCTCATCTACAAAGGCACGGCCCGCAACTTCAACCCCATGATGGCTACCGCTGGCAAAATAACGGTGGCCGAGGTGGAGGAGCTGGTACCAGCCGGCGAACTAGACCCTAACCACATCCACACCCCCGGCATTTTTGTGCAGCGCATTTTTGAGGGTAGGGAGTACGAGAAGCGAATTGAGCAGCGTACGGTGCGGCGTTAA